AAACACAAGCTGTATTTGGGAATACAGTGAGGACAGGTATTCTGCATTCAACCTCaccactaacagaaccacaggcttGAAATAAAATCTGCTTAGAATCAGAGAGTATGTGTTTAATACAGTGCTTTGCCAAGGGAAGTACTTGTTCTGTGCATCTGACACCTCCCTCAGTAAACATACACTTCCGAAATCTCTGTTTACGGATAGCCATTCCTGCCTCCGTTCTTTGATCATGCAATTTACGCATTTCTTTGGCAAGACCTGAATGTTGATGGTACCTTGTAGTGGCCTTGGAAAATTCAAAATTTGGGTGTCCATGTTTCATTAGTGTGGGAAATATTTGTGAGCCCCACATTTCTTTCTCctgtttcttctgagataagtattTCCTGTAACCTTCCTTCAGATGATATTCAAGTGTTCCAAGTTGTTTTTTATACAGATattttagtcttattaatttactaGAAGTGATTCTTAAAACTTCTTCCAATGTGTAAATACCTGCATTTTTTAGACAATCATTTGAGTAATTAGGAGGATGTTCTGTATCAAGGATTCCATTTGACATAATTGAATCTGTATCACTATCATATTCACTCTGAGAACTAGATGTTATATCATACCTCTTGTAAATATTATCTCTCACTTCAGAATGAATTTCCTGGTTTTCATGATATTTGGAAGTCGTCGTTTTTATGTCACATGAGTTATGATTTccaaccaataaattaaaacttggaAAAAATGATTCAGGAATTGTTTCAGCTGTAAATAGTTGATGATCCTTTTCTTTATAGATGTGAGCTTCCACAGAATTCCTCTCAGAAAAAGACCCTTCTGACAAGTCAGTTTTATCACTCTGACTAACAGGCATATCACATGTCTTTACATATTCATTATGATCACAGCAGCGACATTTGACTGGTGTGTTTGTTTCTTCCTTTATGTCTTGCAAGTAGTAATCAAAAATGTCTTCTTTGGGTTTCAGACTCTCATAAACCTTATGCTGTTCCATATGTGGCTGCATTGTGAACACAAATTgcattacaagcccatatcacctGAAATGAAAGTAAGTGAATGTTGATGAATCACAGTGTGAGAAAGTCTATAATAAAtgtcttaacccccccccccctttcccaaacacacacacatcaaataaaatttaaaaggctCAAGTGAAACTAAAATACACTGCACTCATCCTCTGAAacttttcaaattattatttctcTTGAGAATAAATGTTACAATGGAGTGAGAGAGTTTTCAACAGAACAAGGAAGTTTCATTCTAGAGAGGGTCAACTTACCCAACATCATGTGCCAGGTTTCCTTAAACAGTATCTCATTAAACATCACTCTTTAAGATGCTGCAGTGGTTAAGTCACTGGAGTCACATTTGTGAGAAACAAGATTCTAATCCCTGTCCCGACATCCGTATTTAGGATTTTCtcagtttccctaaatcatttttgACAAATATTaggatattttatttgaaaaagacatccaatttattttccaaattttccccaGTCTGAGGAACTCTAATGGCCTTATAATCAACAGAATATTAAACCCTGAGTCTTTTATCATTTTAAGAAACATCAAGATTCATAAACAAGGCTGAAGTGGTGAATACTTATTTATTCTAAATTGAATAACGTGGGACTGAAATGCTGAAGTGAAGTTAAGGTTCCAAATAGGTAGTTTGCATTATTTTACCCTCCATTAGCTATTAAATTTGTCTAGTGTAGAATAAAAGCAGAAATGTGGGTGAtctatgaaacattttcatttgaaaatcTAATGATTATCTTACTAGATATTTGAAAAAAAGGGTCAGAATTTTTTGAGAAGAGGGttgttttctttctctctcctcaTTTCCTTTATTTTCCATGCAGATACATTTTTCTAGCTTGGCAATTATGTGTCTATGGCCATGaaatatattctttgtatgagtaAACTGCTGTTAACTTCCCACATTAGAAGCTATAGTTAGTTGGCTATAGATAAAAACATCAAAGTTTTGGTAAAGATCAGGATAAAAATGATGAAATCTACAAATTTGCTAACAGCAGCTTCTCACTAGCATATTTTTTTGACACctgcaagaaataataaaaatgaatgactgtcaaaattttGGTTGTTAAGgttcactgcaagtatttttttaaacgttaaagttactcattttcAGTCTATGAAGAAAAGCTTATAACCTCATAGCAGTGGTTTGTACAGCACTTCCTGCCTAGCAGGTGCCTCAGCAAATATGCATATGTAGCCATGACAAGATAACACAGTGCTGCATAGTGTGGCATCCAAAGTGCACACAAGTGAATTTTAAGTGCTTAAACCTtaccaaaaatgtctcaaatcGTTAATATTTTGAGTAACTTGTGCTTCATATCAACAGCTacttgcagatgtaattgttacgcAAGTGAATAGTACAGGAAAGAAAATCAAAGCAGTGTATGATATTACATTACAGGCAACACCCATCAATCAAGACTTTAATTTGctaacatgaaatattttataacagtcCCTGTAGCACATTTCTTATGATACTTTTTGAATAATGTCTATTTTACTAACAATGATACAGTGTCTTCTTTATTCCCtgaagtcatcatgaaattgcagATTGTCTATTGCatgatgaaaataaatatttcattacaccaggcacacctgataagagaaaaattaatgattgaggcacttcacagtaattactggtTTTATTTAGTCAGAGTTGGGATGGAGTTAGAAATGGGCATGGTCTTCATGCTGCCTAGCAGGCATGCTTGATAAAATTTGTAAAACctggtgatgcaaactgacaatgcgcaaatgactgaagtttaagaataatactgtgctgataaatctgaaATGACAAAGGGCTGTCAGATATTATATTGGCAGACAATTTCCTGAAAAAAGGCATAcgctgtcaaaaaatttctttatcgagaggctgaatcaCACTGTAATAACACTGGCAGAGCTGAAAATATTTGACTGCACAACACACATCACAACTCACACCACAACTATTGTGCAAGGGAAATTAAGGAGAAAAGAAGGAGAAGGTGGGAAATGACATGGAGTGCATGTTCCAGTGAAGCAACATAAAAGCATGGGGGTTAACTTTCTGCAATACAAACTATTTATTAACAGAGACGTTTcatataacaaaaacaaaaagggCAGTATGTGATCTGCACACAATTTAGGTGTGCTTACACTGAAAGTTCTCAGATTCATTTCTGGTACAAGACATGGAGGCGGGAGCCTTCACTAAAATTTACACAAGTTCAAAAACCCACCATAAGCACTAAAAGTTTGTCTCTAGCCAAGGCTGTGGGTAATGGTGAATAAAAGTAAAGGGGAGATGGTGGCAAGGCACCATCACATGTGCAGGAAGATAAAAAGCTGTGCGATAACTGAACAGGCTGGTCCACATGTGAGTTTGGCACTGGTACAAACCAgtataatgtacagggtgtttatgtGTGCCCCTGCACATGGAATTAATGGCCTCCAGAAATCAGAAAGTGGATCTAGAAAGTGTCTCAGGAAAACTAAATGGAAAACAGTGTGCAAGCCATAAACCACTGGGTTGAGACTGCTCAGGAAGCTATGGCACTCACAAGCTATCTGCCTGAAGCAATGTGCAAGGCTGAGTCACCTGATCTGTCCTCAATGGGTCACTGTGCAGTGGTCTTTGGGTCCTTATTGAAAGTGCAGGTCCTGGATGAAAGCACTGGTTTACAGATGTTAGCACTGGTTAACAAACAATAGCACTAGCTCACAACAAAAGTAGGAGCATTTGCTCAGATGCTGCATTGACCATTCATCACTGGCAGATGCTGGAAAATTACTCATCTTGCACACAGGTGGGAATTCCAGGTAGAAGCACCAGCAGCCAGAAGGCAGCAGTGGGGGCAAGTCATTCCAGTTGGTAGGTGTCCACTTGATGCAGGTGCTTTGGAGAGCATCTAGCTGCAACAGCAAGGGCAGACTGGAATCTCACAAAATTTTAGAATTTAGGAAGGCACCACACAGTTCTCCCTCCTGCAAGAGGACATCAGACGAACAACGCCTAATGTGGGTCCTGAGAGTCAAACACTAGAGTGGGTGCTGCGGCAGGGAACATCGGCATCAGTGGTATGGGCAGGTAGCAGGTAATGTCTACAGCACCTGACAGCTACTGTGTTGATGGCTGCCTTCTTGACAGAGGCACATAGCAGCATAGCATGTGGTGGGGTAAACAGCCAACCACTGCCATCAGCTGGGGTGCTGCATTGGCAATGGCAGTGTATGACGGCAGCATTTTGTGCGTGGCAGCTTGTCACAGTCCAGAACACATGAGGAATGACCAGCAAGATGATGCACTCGACTGTATGGCTGCAGGAGCACCTGCTGAGGTGTGACGTGGCTGGGGCTGCAATTCGGTAAACAATATGGTGCATGATAGGGCAACAAGTGCGGAGAAGACATTGGAAAGCACGAGGAGCTGTGACCTGCTGCATCTCACTGAGGGGTGGGGGACAGGCACTCAGCCAAGCAGGGCATGTACAGTTATGCACTTTGTGGCTGACATGTGTGACAGCAAGTGTTGCTGTTGCTGTCTGCTCGATGTCCTAATGAGGTGCTGGTGTGGTGGCAAGATATGGTGTTGGCTTGGGGGTACTGGAAGAGCATCACCTGTGACTCCATCTGGTGGCAGCAGTGAAGCAATGGGCAGGGAGATCTCAACTCTGTGAGTGTATGGGTGTCATTGAGGATGAGCTTGTATTTTCTGCAACTGGTAGGAACATTTTTCAAATGTAATACTGAAAATTACTCTCTTTCATTTTTCCAGATGTTGCTACATTGATTACAAGAATTTTCCAACTAATGTTATGATGATGCAGCATGAGACATGAACTTCCACACAATTATTCACTGAACTGAGTTACATTCATCTGCATACAATTGCACTTCATACATTCCACTGAATCTCACAGTACATGCTGTGTATAGGAGTAGTGCAATACCCTGGTCTGTGCTGGACCCCTGTTTACACTGGTGAGCTGCCCTGGAGGCAGTCTGCCTATTCATGACAAGGTACAGATAAGCTAGGAGTGGCTGTACAGTTTGTCAGCAACATTGAGCAGAACTGCAGTATAGACAATAAATCTGCTGACAGGTCCTGATACAGTGACATAATAAACATGTATAAACCTTATACATTTAAGCACTTGATGCAGCAGTGATGCATTCATGCCAGGAGAGGGAGTTTACCAGCATACTGCCctgtatgtgtttgcaaagcacATGCCGTGGTATCCATGAATTGCTGCATCTGCTTTTTGTTAAAGAGAGAGACAAGACTGCTGATCTGTGGTGATCTTATAACACAATCTGACACACAGCCATCTGAATAATAATGCATACATATGCTGCAGAAGCATTCACAGTGGTGGACAAACACTGGCAGTGTATTATCACACTTCAGCCACATTGAGGTGGTCTGAATAACAATAACATGTGCATGACATATACTGGGTGTCTCTCCTATGggtcatcaggtgcattttctatggtgttttggcagatatttgcaattttatttttgcaacctgtagctggaatcagcccaaacaaatcctgCTCATCACATCTCACACACAATGCCCAGCACTGCTGGAAAGCATTGGTTTATATGccattacataaaaaataattttaaaattgggAGATGAAGATACAGATGACAGGAAAGTGTGGAAGGCTGGACTGAGTGGGCCCAAGGACCAGCTGCAGTTTGTGTGGCCAGTATAACAACATGGTTATACACCCTCGTTTGACAGaatggtcccaaattagtcttgtGCATTATtcattttatcaatatgtattaacattaacagtaaaacataaagaataatCAGCATTCCAGCAGTGACTGTGCAGTGCTTCTGTTTGGTGGTAGC
This genomic stretch from Schistocerca cancellata isolate TAMUIC-IGC-003103 chromosome 2, iqSchCanc2.1, whole genome shotgun sequence harbors:
- the LOC126154661 gene encoding KAT8 regulatory NSL complex subunit 2-like codes for the protein MQPHMEQHKVYESLKPKEDIFDYYLQDIKEETNTPVKCRCCDHNEYVKTCDMPVSQSDKTDLSEGSFSERNSVEAHIYKEKDHQLFTAETIPESFFPSFNLLVGNHNSCDIKTTTSKYHENQEIHSEVRDNIYKRYDITSSSQSEYDSDTDSIMSNGILDTEHPPNYSNDCLKNAGIYTLEEVLRITSSKLIRLKYLYKKQLGTLEYHLKEGYRKYLSQKKQEKEMWGSQIFPTLMKHGHPNFEFSKATTRYHQHSGLAKEMRKLHDQRTEAGMAIRKQRFRKCMFTEGGVRCTEQVLPLAKHCIKHILSDSKQILFQACGSVSGEVECRIPVLTVFPNTACVYHTDLKQYSADKKVRLFLIIPYY